The proteins below come from a single Miscanthus floridulus cultivar M001 chromosome 1, ASM1932011v1, whole genome shotgun sequence genomic window:
- the LOC136488491 gene encoding expansin-A31-like has protein sequence MAPRTLALWGVLAASTVISGVAGWSPGMATFYGGSDGSGTMGGACGYGNLYSAGYGVNNAALSQTLFNDGASCGQCYAITCDGSGSRTGSQYCKPGNTVTVTATNLCPPNYGLPNGGWCGSGRPHFDMSQPAWETIGLVQGGIIPVLYQQVKCSRSGGVRFNIAGSNYFLLVSIQNLGGSGSVAAASVKGINTGWIQMSRNWGANWQALSGLTGQELSFAVTSTGGQYIQFLNVAPTWWQFGQTYSTNQQFYY, from the coding sequence ATGGCGCCGAGGACGTTGGCTCTGTGGGGTGTTCTAGCGGCGTCCACCGTCATCTCGGGTGTGGCCGGCTGGTCGCCCGGCATGGCAACCTTCTATGGCGGGTCCGACGGGTCCGGGACCATGGGCGGCGCGTGCGGGTACGGCAACCTGTACAGCGCTGGGTACGGCGTCAACAACGCGGCGCTGAGCCAGACGCTGTTCAACGACGGCGCGTCGTGCGGGCAGTGCTACGCCATCACGTGCGACGGATCAGGGTCACGCACGGGCAGCCAGTACTGCAAGCCCGGCAACACCGTCACCGTCACGGCCACCAACCTGTGCCCACCCAACTACGGGCTCCCTAACGGCGGTTGGTGCGGTTCGGGACGCCCGCACTTCGACATGTCGCAGCCGGCATGGGAGACCATCGGCCTCGTCCAGGGCGGCATCATCCCTGTCCTGTACCAGCAGGTCAAGTGCTCGCGCAGCGGCGGTGTGCGCTTCAACATCGCCGGCTCCAACTACTTCCTGCTTGTCAGCATCCAGAACCTCGGCGGCAGCGGCTCGGTCGCAGCCGCTTCGGTCAAGGGCATCAACACCGGGTGGATCCAGATGTCTAGGAACTGGGGCGCTAATTGGCAAGCTCTCTCGGGGCTCACCGGCCAGGAGCTCAGCTTCGCCGTCACTAGCACCGGCGGGCAGTACATACAGTTCCTGAACGTGGCGCCGACGTGGTGGCAGTTCGGACAGACCTACTCCACCAACCAGCAGTTTTACTACTGA